A single window of Pseudarthrobacter psychrotolerans DNA harbors:
- a CDS encoding alpha-1,4-glucan--maltose-1-phosphate maltosyltransferase has product MTTNSVTPAASKKKPKGKITDGLRFGRFPITAVEPVVEGGKYPAKALPGEGIVVGATAFREGHDQLGVSAVLLDPRGKERQRVRLAPPKGERGLGTDRWEGILTPSAVGNWTFLIEAWHDRYGTWHHNAEVKVAAGIDVELMLAEGSALLSDAAADASRNASDRRTLRMASSILANGSLTDEERLAAGFGADVAAVVDRQPIRELVTVSEQFPLLVERDLAGRGAWYEFFPRSEGAVRDAATGAWTSGNFRTAAKRLDAVAEMGFDVLYMPPIHPIGVQHRKGPNNTLIAGPHDPGSPWAIGAKEGGHDAIHPELGTFEDFDAFVARANELGLEVALDLALQAAPDHPWVQSNPEWFTTRVDGSIAYAENPPKKYQDIFPLNFDNDPEGLAKEILRVVLLWVSHGVKIFRVDNPHTKPVWFWEWLIGQVNKKTPGVVFLAEAFTRPAMMHALGRAGFQQSYTYFTWRNTKKELETYFTEVSHESPAYFRPNFFVNTPDILTEYLQFGGPAAFKIRAALAATASPLWGVYAGFELYEHVARPGAEEYIDNEKFEYKARDWDAAAASGRTLAPYLTRLNAIRHNHPALLDLQNLTVHHSTDDATVVYSKHKTLPDGTKDTIIVVVNVDPHGTRESTISLDLAALELDPEDLSANGGFRVEDLISGESWEWGEYNYVRLDAHVEPAHVLSVRRLHQ; this is encoded by the coding sequence GTGACGACTAACTCAGTAACCCCTGCCGCCTCAAAGAAAAAGCCGAAGGGCAAAATCACCGACGGACTAAGATTCGGCCGGTTTCCGATCACCGCCGTGGAGCCTGTGGTGGAGGGTGGAAAGTATCCGGCCAAGGCACTGCCGGGGGAGGGAATTGTGGTGGGCGCCACCGCTTTCCGGGAGGGGCATGACCAACTGGGTGTCAGCGCGGTCCTCTTGGATCCCCGGGGGAAGGAACGCCAGCGCGTCAGGCTGGCGCCGCCCAAGGGGGAACGCGGCCTCGGCACGGACCGCTGGGAGGGCATCCTCACGCCGTCGGCCGTTGGAAACTGGACCTTCCTCATTGAAGCCTGGCACGACCGCTACGGAACCTGGCACCACAACGCCGAGGTCAAGGTAGCGGCAGGCATCGACGTGGAGCTGATGCTCGCCGAAGGTTCAGCGTTGCTTTCAGATGCGGCCGCCGACGCCTCCCGCAATGCGTCGGACCGGCGCACCCTGCGCATGGCGTCTTCCATTCTGGCGAACGGGTCCCTCACCGATGAGGAACGCCTGGCAGCCGGCTTCGGCGCGGACGTGGCCGCCGTGGTGGACCGTCAGCCGATCCGCGAACTGGTCACCGTTTCCGAGCAGTTCCCGCTGCTGGTGGAGCGCGATCTCGCAGGCCGGGGAGCCTGGTACGAATTCTTCCCCCGGTCCGAAGGCGCCGTCAGGGACGCCGCCACCGGGGCATGGACGTCCGGGAATTTCCGGACCGCAGCGAAGCGGCTGGACGCGGTGGCGGAAATGGGCTTCGACGTGCTCTACATGCCGCCGATCCACCCCATTGGCGTCCAGCACCGCAAGGGCCCCAACAACACGCTGATTGCCGGCCCGCACGATCCCGGCTCGCCCTGGGCCATCGGCGCCAAGGAGGGCGGCCACGACGCCATCCACCCGGAGCTGGGCACGTTCGAGGACTTCGACGCTTTTGTGGCCCGCGCCAACGAACTGGGCCTGGAAGTCGCCCTGGACCTGGCGCTGCAGGCCGCGCCGGACCACCCCTGGGTACAGTCCAACCCGGAATGGTTTACCACCCGGGTGGACGGCAGCATCGCATATGCGGAAAACCCGCCCAAGAAATACCAGGATATTTTCCCGCTCAATTTCGATAATGATCCGGAAGGGCTTGCGAAGGAGATCCTGCGGGTCGTGTTGCTGTGGGTCAGCCACGGCGTGAAGATCTTCCGGGTGGATAATCCGCACACCAAACCTGTGTGGTTCTGGGAATGGCTCATTGGCCAGGTCAACAAAAAGACCCCCGGCGTGGTGTTCCTCGCGGAAGCGTTCACGCGCCCGGCCATGATGCACGCCCTGGGCCGGGCGGGCTTCCAGCAGTCCTACACCTACTTCACCTGGCGGAACACCAAGAAGGAACTGGAAACCTACTTCACGGAAGTCAGCCACGAGTCGCCGGCGTACTTCCGGCCCAACTTTTTTGTCAACACGCCGGACATCCTCACTGAATACCTGCAGTTCGGCGGTCCGGCAGCGTTCAAGATCCGGGCCGCATTGGCCGCCACCGCCAGCCCGCTGTGGGGCGTTTATGCCGGCTTCGAACTGTATGAGCATGTTGCCCGCCCCGGCGCGGAAGAGTACATCGACAACGAGAAATTCGAATACAAGGCCCGTGACTGGGATGCTGCCGCGGCTTCGGGCCGCACCTTGGCGCCGTACCTGACCAGGCTCAACGCGATCAGGCACAACCACCCGGCGCTGCTGGACCTGCAGAACCTCACGGTCCACCACAGCACCGATGACGCCACGGTGGTGTACTCCAAGCACAAGACCCTGCCGGACGGCACCAAGGACACCATCATTGTGGTGGTCAACGTTGATCCGCACGGCACCCGGGAGAGCACCATTTCACTGGACCTGGCGGCCCTGGAACTTGACCCCGAAGACCTGTCTGCCAATGGCGGGTTCCGGGTGGAGGACCTCATTTCCGGCGAATCCTGGGAATGGGGCGAATACAACTACGTCCGCCTGGACGCACATGTCGAGCCCGCACACGTCCTGAGCGTGAGGAGATTGCATCAGTGA